The following proteins are co-located in the Lacticaseibacillus paracasei subsp. paracasei genome:
- the murQ gene encoding N-acetylmuramic acid 6-phosphate etherase, giving the protein MAINLDQMTTETRNQKTMALDTMTVHDFATVMNAEDQTVAQSVQQALPAIETAIQTISHSLKKDGRLFYIGAGTSGRLGVLDAAECVPTFGTDPEMVQGLIAGGMKAMTVAVEGAEDSKELGKTDLLQRHLSADDTVVGIAASGRTPYVIGGLDYAQAVGAATISLACNTNAEISQHAQIAIEVPVGPEVLTGSTRLKAGTAQKLVLNMLSTGAMIGLGKVFQNLMVDVLPTNEKLVVRSQRIIQQATGCDAATAAKAFEAADQHVKLAIVMILTQRSSTDAQKLLTQTNSFISQTVTASSEEKTDGTR; this is encoded by the coding sequence ATGGCAATTAATTTAGATCAAATGACGACGGAAACTCGAAATCAGAAAACAATGGCATTAGACACGATGACGGTCCATGACTTTGCCACCGTCATGAATGCCGAAGATCAAACCGTTGCCCAGTCAGTACAACAAGCACTACCAGCTATCGAAACGGCCATTCAGACGATCAGTCATTCACTCAAGAAAGATGGCCGCTTGTTTTATATCGGGGCAGGCACCAGTGGCCGACTGGGCGTTTTAGATGCAGCAGAATGCGTGCCGACCTTTGGCACTGATCCAGAAATGGTGCAGGGCCTAATTGCAGGCGGCATGAAAGCCATGACTGTCGCGGTTGAAGGCGCAGAGGATTCTAAAGAGCTCGGGAAAACGGATCTGCTGCAACGGCACCTATCCGCAGACGATACCGTTGTCGGGATTGCTGCCAGCGGCCGTACACCTTATGTCATCGGCGGTCTTGATTATGCGCAAGCTGTCGGTGCTGCAACCATCAGCCTCGCTTGCAACACCAACGCCGAAATCAGCCAGCACGCCCAGATCGCCATTGAAGTACCTGTTGGACCAGAAGTTTTGACCGGCTCAACTCGGCTCAAGGCTGGCACTGCCCAAAAATTGGTTTTGAATATGCTGTCAACTGGCGCCATGATCGGCCTTGGCAAAGTTTTCCAAAATCTCATGGTCGATGTGCTGCCGACGAATGAAAAACTCGTGGTTCGCAGCCAGCGCATCATTCAACAAGCCACTGGTTGCGATGCCGCCACTGCAGCAAAGGCATTTGAAGCAGCCGATCAGCACGTTAAATTAGCGATCGTCATGATTCTGACACAGCGATCAAGCACGGACGCTCAAAAACTACTGACACAAACGAACAGCTTCATTAGCCAAACTGTCACAGCAAGTTCGGAGGAGAAAACAGATGGCACAAGATAA
- a CDS encoding NUDIX domain-containing protein, which produces MVKVHFGLTHKKVDSVLIIQFFNAGIIWVHNSKRRWELTGGKLEPGETMVQAAVRESYEESGAVVQASAIVPLGYYVLPTGHTTAVVSAKVERLQAIPASSEIDDRQVWFKPVPDAERSFHDDIYAQIFQHIGWPDE; this is translated from the coding sequence GTGGTAAAGGTTCATTTTGGTCTCACTCATAAAAAAGTTGATTCAGTTCTAATCATTCAATTCTTTAACGCCGGTATTATCTGGGTTCATAACTCAAAGCGCCGTTGGGAATTGACTGGTGGCAAGTTAGAACCGGGCGAGACGATGGTGCAAGCAGCTGTCCGCGAATCGTATGAAGAATCAGGTGCTGTTGTTCAGGCCAGTGCGATTGTGCCATTGGGCTACTATGTTTTACCTACTGGACACACAACAGCAGTGGTTAGTGCTAAAGTTGAACGTTTGCAAGCTATTCCTGCGTCCTCTGAGATTGATGATCGGCAAGTATGGTTTAAGCCTGTCCCGGATGCTGAGCGTTCTTTTCATGATGATATTTACGCCCAGATTTTTCAACATATTGGGTGGCCAGATGAGTAG
- a CDS encoding MurR/RpiR family transcriptional regulator, which translates to MSVKGNYQSTRSELSETEKKIVDYVMAHSQAVLTMSVHDLAKAAGTSPASVSRAARRLQFSGYNELKMQLAADLKGDTNQSDDQEIQKNATLTTIKQKLLIDANQSLRETVDQINEANVDTIINLIHQSDRLLVFGVGASYLAAQNIAQKWGRLGYPCHFSDDLNLFLPLAATADVEQTLCWFISNSGESPEVVLAAKLAKKAGLQVIVTTKLGKNSLTKYADVSIQTSQPMEARNHFAATQSLHTQFMLIDILYYAYVSRYYDAAKIATDQSKAAVTAYREFLRNGFK; encoded by the coding sequence ATGAGTGTTAAAGGCAATTATCAAAGTACCCGCAGCGAGCTATCTGAAACCGAGAAGAAAATTGTTGATTATGTGATGGCACACAGTCAAGCAGTCTTAACGATGAGTGTGCATGATCTAGCTAAAGCAGCTGGTACCAGTCCGGCCTCCGTCAGTCGCGCCGCGCGTCGGCTGCAATTCAGTGGCTATAACGAGCTGAAAATGCAGTTAGCGGCTGATCTAAAAGGTGATACCAATCAATCGGATGATCAAGAAATTCAAAAAAACGCCACCCTGACAACGATCAAGCAAAAACTGCTCATAGATGCCAACCAATCTTTGCGTGAAACCGTCGACCAGATTAACGAAGCCAATGTCGACACAATTATCAACTTAATTCATCAAAGTGATCGTCTGCTTGTGTTTGGCGTGGGCGCTTCTTACTTAGCAGCGCAAAACATTGCCCAAAAATGGGGGCGGCTTGGCTATCCTTGTCATTTCAGTGATGACCTCAATTTGTTCTTGCCACTTGCAGCAACTGCAGATGTCGAACAGACACTTTGCTGGTTCATTTCGAATTCAGGTGAATCGCCAGAAGTCGTGTTAGCTGCCAAGTTGGCCAAAAAGGCTGGCTTGCAGGTGATTGTTACCACCAAACTCGGGAAAAATTCGCTCACCAAGTATGCTGATGTGAGCATTCAAACATCCCAACCGATGGAGGCCCGCAACCACTTCGCTGCTACCCAATCACTCCACACTCAGTTTATGCTCATCGATATTCTATACTATGCCTATGTCAGCCGATACTACGATGCAGCAAAAATAGCCACGGATCAATCAAAGGCTGCGGTGACTGCCTATCGTGAATTTTTACGTAACGGCTTTAAATGA
- a CDS encoding phospholipase A2 family protein, whose product MKFSRRSKRFVIVRRSAAVVFALISMTLFFQFSSGVEVHATTKTEFNDTEINRETSEQLKMIDPYLKNVDGITSFDYDAAMHDNVDPVVLKIGAEINKWARSLKNDGPEKGMLLSMARFNLLVYGNYCGKGNNGKAPIDYLDGACQAHDTCYAWGGNNEKCNQEFRQRLLTIMQKTSLFDYKHIVAVAAYKLFGG is encoded by the coding sequence ATGAAATTTTCTAGACGTTCAAAAAGGTTTGTTATAGTCAGAAGAAGTGCCGCAGTCGTTTTTGCCCTGATCAGTATGACACTATTTTTTCAATTTAGTAGTGGGGTTGAGGTCCACGCAACGACTAAGACTGAGTTTAATGACACTGAAATCAACAGAGAAACAAGTGAACAATTAAAAATGATCGATCCGTACTTAAAGAATGTTGATGGTATCACAAGTTTTGACTATGATGCTGCCATGCATGACAATGTTGATCCCGTTGTCCTAAAAATTGGCGCAGAAATAAATAAATGGGCTCGCAGTCTTAAAAATGATGGTCCAGAAAAAGGCATGCTGCTCTCAATGGCTAGGTTTAATTTGTTGGTGTATGGAAATTATTGCGGTAAAGGCAACAACGGCAAAGCGCCGATTGATTATCTTGATGGTGCATGCCAAGCACATGATACATGTTATGCGTGGGGCGGGAACAATGAAAAGTGTAATCAGGAATTTCGTCAACGCTTATTGACAATTATGCAGAAGACATCGCTTTTTGATTACAAGCACATTGTTGCCGTTGCGGCATATAAGTTGTTTGGTGGTTGA
- the dnaB gene encoding replicative DNA helicase yields the protein MDNQLIDQQPPHSDEAERAVLGGIFLNADTLPDAQEYVTADDFYKKAHRLLFQAMTDLQDNGTAIDTVTVSDYLDNHNNLDDIGGVGYITDLVAATPIASNVVYYAKIVQQKSTLRKLISTAQNIASRSYTEQDDVEGLVEDAERQIMDVSENRNQAGFKQIKDVLNQAMAQIDQLYQNDQAITGLPTGFRDLDKITTGLHEDEMIILAARPAVGKTAFALNIAQNVGTKTDKSVAIFSLEMGAEQLVNRMLCSEGSIDANHLRTGQLNEEEWQNLIIAMGSLSKAKIYMDDTPGIRMAEIRAKCRRLAREQGDLGLIIIDYLQLIEGSGQENRQQEVSAVSRQLKKLAKELHVPVIALSQLSRGVEQRQDKRPVLSDIRESGSIEQDADIVAFLYRDDYYRDAEGDEDDDDQGGNDDGDDNVGEVEVIIEKNRSGPRGTVKLLFVKSYNKFTNIAYNGPDQ from the coding sequence ATGGATAATCAATTAATTGACCAGCAGCCGCCGCATAGTGACGAAGCAGAACGTGCCGTCCTTGGCGGCATTTTTCTAAATGCTGACACATTGCCGGATGCACAAGAGTATGTCACGGCGGATGACTTCTATAAGAAAGCACACAGGCTGTTGTTCCAAGCTATGACCGATCTACAGGATAACGGCACAGCGATTGATACGGTTACGGTGTCGGATTATCTGGACAATCATAACAACCTCGACGATATTGGCGGGGTTGGTTATATTACAGATTTGGTTGCGGCGACGCCTATTGCCAGTAACGTGGTATACTACGCCAAAATCGTGCAGCAGAAGAGCACGTTACGCAAACTGATTAGTACGGCGCAAAACATTGCCAGTCGCAGCTATACGGAACAAGACGATGTTGAAGGGCTAGTTGAAGACGCCGAGCGCCAGATTATGGATGTCTCGGAGAACCGCAATCAGGCCGGCTTCAAACAGATCAAAGATGTGCTGAATCAGGCTATGGCGCAGATTGATCAGTTGTATCAAAATGATCAGGCAATCACCGGGTTGCCAACCGGTTTCCGTGATTTGGACAAAATCACGACGGGGCTGCATGAGGACGAAATGATTATTTTAGCGGCGCGGCCTGCTGTCGGGAAAACCGCATTTGCTTTGAACATTGCCCAAAATGTTGGGACGAAAACAGACAAAAGTGTCGCCATTTTCAGTTTGGAAATGGGCGCTGAACAGCTGGTAAACCGGATGTTGTGTTCAGAAGGTAGTATTGATGCTAATCACCTGCGAACTGGTCAGCTGAATGAAGAAGAATGGCAAAACTTGATTATCGCCATGGGTAGCTTGAGCAAGGCGAAGATCTATATGGATGACACGCCAGGCATCAGAATGGCGGAGATTCGCGCGAAGTGTCGGCGGCTAGCGCGTGAGCAAGGTGATTTAGGGCTGATTATCATTGATTATTTGCAGTTGATTGAAGGTTCTGGCCAAGAAAACCGCCAACAGGAAGTCAGCGCTGTTTCCCGGCAGCTGAAAAAACTGGCGAAGGAATTGCATGTACCCGTGATTGCGTTGTCCCAGCTGAGTCGTGGCGTTGAACAGCGACAGGATAAGCGGCCGGTGTTGAGCGATATTCGTGAATCCGGTTCGATCGAACAGGATGCCGATATTGTGGCTTTCCTGTATCGTGATGACTATTACCGCGATGCAGAAGGCGATGAGGATGACGACGATCAAGGCGGCAATGATGACGGGGATGATAATGTTGGTGAAGTTGAAGTCATCATTGAGAAAAACCGTTCAGGCCCGCGTGGTACCGTCAAGTTGTTGTTTGTGAAGTCGTATAACAAGTTTACGAATATTGCCTATAATGGTCCGGATCAATAA
- the rplI gene encoding 50S ribosomal protein L9, translated as MKVIFTQDVRGKGNRGQVKEVPDGYAENFLIRKGLAKAATPQAMSALRGQQRLEEKKEAEKKTEAEAMKAKIEDDKTVVQIQSKAGEDSRLFGSIPSKQIAQALDKQYQIKVDKRKIDLKQPIRSLGFTNVTVNLFPGIDARIRVHVIEQK; from the coding sequence ATGAAAGTCATCTTTACACAAGACGTTCGTGGCAAGGGCAATCGCGGTCAGGTGAAAGAAGTACCTGATGGCTATGCTGAAAACTTTTTAATTCGCAAGGGGCTGGCTAAAGCAGCGACACCGCAGGCTATGAGTGCTTTGCGCGGCCAGCAGCGGCTTGAAGAGAAGAAGGAAGCTGAAAAGAAAACCGAGGCTGAGGCCATGAAGGCTAAGATCGAAGACGACAAAACCGTTGTTCAGATCCAAAGCAAAGCCGGTGAAGATTCCCGGTTGTTCGGTTCGATTCCTAGCAAGCAGATCGCGCAGGCTTTGGATAAGCAATATCAGATCAAAGTTGATAAACGTAAGATCGATCTGAAGCAGCCTATCCGTTCACTGGGTTTCACTAATGTCACGGTTAATTTATTCCCTGGCATTGATGCCCGCATTCGGGTACACGTGATTGAACAAAAATAA
- a CDS encoding glucose PTS transporter subunit IIA, with the protein MAQDKYQAMGDGIYAHVGGPQNVAKLIHCMTRVRLTIKDEAKVDQAALKKVPGVLGVVQEETLQVIVGPGTVNKVAQAMVDRVGVALGDPFPANTQPPAESNQSAVEAKAAEVRAAHKAKLKQTWWRAALKHISAIFIPLIPTFVGAGLISGVAGILANLLTAGDLPTSWASFITVLKVINGGLFTFLNIYVGINAATEFGATAGLGGIIGGLVYLPGVVAPITINNVFTHQPLSPGQGGIIGVIFAVWLLAVVEKRLHRLIPDAIDIIFTPMLSLLSIGLLTIFFIMPLAGWVSSSLVGTINWTLQVGGAFSGAILGLAFLPMVMLGLHQILTPIHLEIIKSIGYTGLLPILAMAGGGQVGAALALWIKCRQNQQLVRLIKGALPVGILGVGEPLIYGVSLPLGRPFVTACIGGGIGGAVIGMIGHIGAITIGPSGAALIPLIANHQWLGYVFGLLASYAGGFLATYFFGVPESAMVPTSADGAIIEPLAVNTAAVPETPSTRAASPDATQFVAPAAGQLQALSEVPDDVFSQKMVGDGFAIVPSHGTVVAPVDGTIVSIMPTKHAWTMTTATGLEILVHMGLDTVALNGDPFTVHVTENETVKAGQQIAEMDLPAIKTAGKSTTIITVITNMTHVAAMTSFTDQSITAGEDVLRVTSQSES; encoded by the coding sequence ATGGCACAAGATAAGTATCAAGCGATGGGCGATGGTATCTACGCCCACGTCGGCGGACCGCAAAACGTGGCCAAATTGATCCACTGTATGACACGAGTCCGGCTGACGATCAAAGACGAGGCCAAAGTTGATCAAGCCGCACTTAAAAAAGTGCCTGGCGTGCTGGGTGTTGTCCAAGAAGAAACGCTCCAAGTCATTGTTGGTCCAGGGACTGTCAACAAAGTCGCACAAGCCATGGTTGATCGAGTAGGGGTTGCATTAGGTGACCCTTTCCCAGCCAACACGCAACCGCCTGCTGAATCGAATCAATCGGCAGTTGAAGCTAAAGCCGCAGAGGTTCGGGCAGCGCATAAAGCCAAGTTAAAGCAAACTTGGTGGCGGGCTGCTTTAAAACATATTTCCGCTATTTTCATTCCGCTAATTCCTACCTTCGTCGGTGCCGGCTTAATCTCCGGCGTTGCTGGTATTTTAGCCAATTTGTTAACCGCTGGCGATTTACCAACCAGCTGGGCGTCATTTATTACTGTCTTAAAAGTCATCAACGGCGGGCTCTTCACCTTTCTTAATATCTATGTTGGGATAAACGCCGCAACCGAGTTTGGCGCAACCGCTGGCCTTGGCGGCATCATCGGCGGCTTAGTCTATCTGCCTGGCGTTGTGGCCCCGATCACGATCAACAACGTCTTCACCCATCAACCGTTATCTCCTGGTCAAGGTGGCATCATCGGCGTCATTTTCGCCGTCTGGTTGTTGGCTGTGGTTGAAAAACGCCTGCATCGACTCATTCCGGATGCCATCGATATCATTTTCACGCCGATGCTCAGTCTCTTATCCATCGGGCTGCTGACCATTTTCTTCATCATGCCACTCGCCGGTTGGGTCTCAAGTTCATTGGTCGGCACGATTAACTGGACGTTACAAGTTGGCGGTGCCTTCTCAGGCGCTATCTTAGGCCTCGCCTTCTTGCCGATGGTCATGTTGGGATTACACCAGATTCTGACGCCTATTCATCTTGAAATAATCAAGAGCATTGGCTACACCGGCCTGCTGCCAATCTTGGCCATGGCTGGCGGCGGTCAAGTGGGTGCCGCCCTTGCACTATGGATCAAGTGTCGACAAAATCAACAGCTCGTCCGCTTGATAAAAGGCGCTCTACCAGTCGGCATCTTAGGGGTTGGTGAACCGTTGATCTATGGTGTCAGTCTGCCGCTGGGCCGGCCATTTGTGACTGCCTGTATTGGCGGTGGCATCGGCGGCGCCGTTATCGGCATGATCGGCCATATCGGTGCCATCACCATTGGTCCTTCCGGCGCAGCCCTGATTCCACTCATCGCCAATCACCAATGGCTGGGTTATGTTTTCGGCCTACTGGCTTCCTATGCAGGCGGTTTTCTGGCAACTTACTTCTTCGGTGTGCCAGAAAGCGCGATGGTGCCGACCAGCGCTGACGGCGCCATCATTGAACCGCTCGCAGTAAATACAGCAGCTGTTCCTGAAACCCCTTCCACTAGAGCAGCTAGCCCGGATGCGACTCAATTTGTGGCTCCTGCCGCTGGTCAACTTCAAGCCTTGTCCGAAGTGCCAGATGATGTCTTTTCTCAAAAAATGGTGGGGGATGGTTTTGCCATTGTCCCAAGTCATGGCACGGTTGTCGCACCTGTTGACGGTACCATCGTCAGCATCATGCCGACCAAACACGCCTGGACTATGACAACCGCAACCGGACTTGAAATTCTCGTCCACATGGGATTAGACACCGTCGCATTGAACGGTGACCCCTTCACTGTTCATGTGACAGAAAACGAAACCGTAAAGGCAGGTCAGCAAATTGCCGAAATGGATCTACCTGCCATCAAAACAGCTGGCAAAAGTACGACAATCATCACCGTCATCACCAACATGACCCATGTCGCCGCCATGACCAGCTTCACAGATCAATCGATCACTGCTGGCGAAGACGTCCTGCGCGTCACCAGTCAATCAGAAAGTTAG
- a CDS encoding TetR/AcrR family transcriptional regulator: MKKAEQTAQTKQALTASLITVGRKKTLAKVSVADLTRASGISRGTFYLHYLDKDDLVAKVEASLLGDLERGLDIGMDTAMNPNAIVSGKQSPLMVNMVHLINQRRDICQFLLSPVGDPSLLGRVAKLLRDKILGHLAELKGEAHFIHDIPDAYVSQIIVYGIIDIIQLWLNEPQPRSEAEIVDILMKTRFLSPYQLLALEK; this comes from the coding sequence ATGAAAAAAGCAGAACAGACTGCGCAGACGAAGCAAGCACTAACCGCGTCCTTAATCACAGTGGGCCGAAAAAAGACCCTAGCGAAGGTTTCAGTGGCTGACCTCACTAGGGCAAGCGGCATCAGCCGCGGTACTTTTTATTTGCATTATCTGGATAAAGACGATCTTGTTGCCAAAGTTGAAGCTTCGCTATTAGGCGATCTGGAACGCGGCCTAGACATTGGCATGGATACCGCGATGAATCCCAATGCTATCGTCTCTGGTAAGCAGTCGCCGCTGATGGTCAATATGGTGCATTTAATTAACCAGCGGCGCGATATTTGTCAATTCTTACTAAGTCCAGTTGGTGACCCGAGTTTACTTGGCCGCGTCGCCAAACTGTTACGTGATAAAATTCTCGGCCATCTCGCCGAATTAAAAGGCGAAGCCCATTTTATCCACGATATTCCTGATGCTTACGTCAGCCAGATCATCGTTTATGGCATCATTGACATCATTCAACTATGGCTTAATGAGCCGCAGCCGCGCTCTGAGGCTGAAATTGTTGACATTTTAATGAAAACCCGGTTTCTGTCCCCTTATCAATTACTGGCATTAGAGAAATAG
- a CDS encoding DHH family phosphoesterase, translating to MKKLFERIRMPEFLEDMRMRYAAIAMVVLAVIGILMGALIRPWLALLMLLILISLVATIFYALETIAKNTNQYISDLSYRIKRGEQEALIKMPIGILIYDENLNIEWTNPFLQKYFGDTDVLGQPLEHVDAELAELIRSNENTNETKMVTWGQHQFEIIVQKSIGVVYLMDVTRYAEIEERAEDEKIAIGQIFIDNYDEITQTMDDQVITNLNSYVTNQLTDWANQFGMFLKRIDNDRFFLLAYAKSLKDVERDKFKILDVIREETSKQNYPLTLSLGIAYGDEDLAQLAVTSQSNLDLALGRGGDQVVVRAKGHEARFYGGKTNPMEKRTRVRARMVAQALQELFKQTDKVFVVGHKRPDMDAVGASMGIRRIAQMNGKECYIVIDPDHLHSDVERLMGQVGQDPEVANAIVTPEAALSQATDQSLLILVDHSKPSISAAPDLYKRLAARTVIIDHHRRGEEFPDNPMLVYIEPYASSTCELIAEMFEYQPTNVPSLDKLEATAMLAGITVDTKSFSLRTGTRTFDAASYLRSMGADGMLAQNLLKENIDSFIQRNHLIDTIEMIAPNMALCTGEEDKRYDPVIAAQAADTMLSLNGVDASFVITKRPSGDVGISARSTGDVNVQVIMEAMGGGGHLSNAATQIKGKTIAEVRTDLLAQIKKADEDA from the coding sequence ATGAAGAAATTGTTTGAGCGGATTCGTATGCCGGAGTTTCTTGAAGACATGCGAATGCGATATGCAGCTATTGCGATGGTCGTGCTGGCGGTGATCGGTATTCTGATGGGAGCACTGATCCGTCCGTGGTTGGCTTTGTTGATGCTGCTGATTTTGATTAGTCTAGTGGCCACGATTTTTTATGCCCTAGAAACCATTGCCAAGAATACCAATCAGTATATTTCGGACCTCAGTTATCGGATCAAGCGCGGCGAACAAGAAGCGCTGATCAAAATGCCGATTGGGATCCTGATTTATGACGAGAATCTCAATATTGAATGGACGAACCCATTCCTGCAGAAGTATTTTGGCGACACTGACGTTCTTGGTCAGCCGTTGGAACATGTTGATGCGGAATTGGCGGAGTTGATTCGCAGCAACGAGAACACCAATGAAACGAAAATGGTGACTTGGGGCCAGCATCAGTTTGAGATTATCGTGCAAAAGAGTATCGGGGTTGTCTATCTGATGGACGTGACTCGATATGCTGAAATTGAAGAGCGGGCAGAAGACGAGAAGATCGCCATTGGCCAGATCTTCATTGATAACTATGACGAGATCACACAAACCATGGATGATCAGGTCATTACTAATTTAAATAGTTACGTCACGAATCAGCTGACGGATTGGGCCAATCAATTTGGCATGTTCTTGAAGCGGATTGACAACGATCGCTTTTTCCTGCTGGCTTATGCCAAGTCGCTGAAGGATGTTGAACGTGACAAGTTCAAGATTCTAGATGTGATTCGGGAAGAAACCTCGAAACAGAATTATCCATTGACGCTGTCGCTGGGGATCGCATATGGCGATGAAGACTTGGCTCAGTTGGCGGTGACTTCGCAGAGTAACTTGGATCTGGCGCTTGGTCGTGGCGGCGATCAGGTGGTGGTCCGCGCCAAAGGCCACGAAGCCCGTTTCTATGGCGGCAAGACGAATCCAATGGAAAAGCGGACGCGTGTGCGGGCGCGCATGGTTGCGCAGGCCTTGCAAGAATTGTTTAAGCAGACGGACAAGGTCTTTGTTGTCGGCCATAAGCGGCCGGATATGGATGCAGTTGGCGCCTCGATGGGGATTCGCCGGATTGCGCAGATGAATGGCAAAGAGTGTTACATTGTGATTGACCCTGACCATCTGCACTCCGATGTTGAACGCCTCATGGGCCAAGTGGGTCAAGATCCTGAAGTTGCTAATGCCATTGTGACGCCGGAAGCAGCGCTGTCGCAAGCGACGGATCAGAGCCTGCTGATCTTGGTCGATCACAGCAAGCCGTCGATCTCAGCGGCGCCTGACTTGTACAAACGGTTGGCGGCAAGAACGGTTATCATCGATCACCATCGACGCGGCGAAGAATTTCCGGACAACCCGATGCTGGTTTATATCGAACCGTACGCCAGCTCCACTTGTGAGCTGATTGCGGAGATGTTTGAATACCAGCCAACAAATGTGCCAAGTCTTGATAAGCTTGAGGCAACGGCGATGCTGGCAGGGATCACGGTGGATACCAAGTCCTTCAGCCTACGCACCGGCACGCGGACGTTTGATGCTGCCAGCTATCTGCGTTCCATGGGCGCTGATGGCATGTTGGCTCAGAACCTGTTAAAGGAAAATATCGACAGCTTCATCCAACGGAATCATTTGATCGATACAATTGAAATGATTGCGCCAAATATGGCACTATGTACTGGGGAAGAGGATAAGCGTTATGACCCAGTGATTGCAGCACAAGCGGCTGATACGATGTTGTCACTCAATGGCGTTGATGCCAGTTTTGTCATCACAAAACGCCCAAGCGGTGATGTCGGCATTTCCGCCCGCTCGACTGGGGATGTCAACGTGCAGGTCATCATGGAAGCCATGGGCGGCGGCGGTCACTTGAGTAACGCAGCCACCCAGATTAAGGGCAAAACGATCGCCGAAGTTCGGACTGATCTGCTTGCTCAGATCAAGAAAGCAGACGAAGACGCATAG
- a CDS encoding DMT family transporter, whose protein sequence is MSSRQHGFLLNILSVAVMAVTPVMNKFSMITLSPLAASFYNALVSLILTLVTIAFTKTKLVWIKQPIIWTLGLTNCLGIFLQYMSLFFLDPVSVGLVGRFYIVFAILLSVLLLRERFDRKEIVPIVLCMIGTALVSDFSGDVNNILGLACALGYTFSFALTNTLAKKALINIDEKILLLYNQGTAVVILGGFLFGSGQLSLAPNLGIGAVAISAFCSGFLGLLLFYRGLKLISFRDANLIRALNPIFVLVYSLPFFTIQMTPAFLLGGFCIILSIVWMSLPMKKVGVD, encoded by the coding sequence ATGAGTAGCCGCCAACACGGGTTTCTGCTGAATATTTTATCGGTAGCCGTGATGGCTGTGACACCGGTCATGAACAAGTTCTCGATGATCACGCTCTCGCCATTAGCTGCAAGTTTCTACAATGCGCTTGTATCATTGATCCTGACTTTGGTCACGATCGCCTTTACCAAAACAAAATTAGTTTGGATTAAGCAGCCGATTATTTGGACGTTGGGTTTGACGAATTGTTTAGGCATATTTTTGCAATATATGAGCCTTTTCTTCCTTGATCCGGTCAGCGTCGGGTTGGTCGGCAGGTTTTACATTGTCTTTGCGATATTGCTTTCAGTGCTTCTGCTACGTGAACGATTTGATCGAAAAGAGATTGTTCCGATCGTCTTATGTATGATTGGCACAGCTTTGGTATCTGACTTTTCCGGCGATGTTAATAACATACTGGGTCTGGCTTGTGCGCTTGGCTACACGTTTAGCTTTGCCCTGACCAACACCTTAGCCAAAAAAGCTCTTATCAACATAGACGAGAAGATACTACTCTTATATAACCAAGGCACCGCCGTCGTCATTCTAGGCGGTTTTTTATTCGGAAGCGGACAATTATCCCTCGCGCCGAACCTTGGCATAGGTGCGGTCGCCATCTCAGCCTTCTGCTCTGGTTTTTTGGGACTGCTACTCTTTTATCGCGGCCTGAAGTTGATTTCATTTCGCGATGCTAATCTTATTCGGGCATTGAATCCTATTTTTGTCTTAGTGTATTCATTGCCGTTCTTCACAATTCAAATGACGCCAGCGTTTCTGCTTGGCGGTTTCTGTATCATTCTTTCGATTGTTTGGATGTCGTTGCCGATGAAGAAGGTTGGCGTTGATTGA